catgaggaaaaacaaaaaatcctggctaaagataaagaattggctgaacagacacagggacGTAATCGCTGGCCAGAACAAGAACCAAATTGGAACTTACATGAGGAGGACCAAAAAGCTACCTATTTAGTTGCAATTGATAATCTGATTGAAGCAATTCAAAAGTGTGATGAAAAAGTGACTAATTGGTCAAAAGTTACAGAGTGCCAACAGGCTCCTGATGAACACCCGGGAGACTTTTGGCACCGCTTGAGAAAAGCTTTAATACAGTATGGAGGAATGACCGAAGATAATTTTCAGGAACCATTGGCTATTAGCATTTTTGTCAATCAGTCAGCCCCTGATATtcgaaaacattttcaaaaacatatgccTGGCTGGCAAGCAGAGAATTTACAAAAAGTTCTCTCTGTTGCTAATTTTGTGTATAACGGCCGTACAGAAGAGCAACAACGTAAGCTACAATTAGAAAGGGAGGCTGAGCGCCTTCGGCAGGAGAAAGAACGTGAGGTCGAATGTAGACAGTATCggagagaaagacaggaagatatGAACTTACTAGCTGTAGCCATAGCTCAGGGGGTTTCCGCAACTCGGGGACGTGGGTATCCCCGAGGAGTCCGAGGGGTATTCCGAGCTCGCTTCCCTCGGGGCCGGGGACTCCTCGGCAGAGGAATCGGGATGGGAAGTTCCTTTCCACCCATGGAGGGTTCTTTCCCTGTTACAAACCCTGCTGTTACCAACCCTACGAATGATGCAATGCAATTAACCTGTTTTTGGTGTGGTAATTTAGGACACATGCAACGTGAATGCCCGTTGCGACCCCAATATCAACCAGGAGCTACTctacctgcacctgctgccactgctggtaGTCAACTTGGTGGTATTACTGACGCCCCTTCTGCTCCGCCGCCTCCATATCGTCGTAGCTACTCTCAGTAAGCATTGCATAATGACCTTAGAAATTTCCTCTACAGGCCATGTCTTAGCTGATGTTAATGGAAAATCAGTCTCTTTCTTAGTAGATACGGGGGCTACACTCTCGCTTCTCAACTTTGATGTGCCACAAACATCGCAGGAAATGATTGCTATCAAGGGTGTTACAGGCTCTGTGCTTAACCATGCTCTCTCTAAACCACTCCCTGTTACTTTAGGTGATAAAGTTACATGGGCTCGCTTTATTGTTGCACCGGGGGCACCGACTTCTTTGCTGGGACGAGATCTCTTACAAGAGTTTGGTACTCAATTGACCTATGGTAAAGGTAaagctaaattgatttttattggaaGTGTTTTCACTCTAGATCATACTCCGAAGAAAGAAGTGGCCATTCCCTGGGAATTGCGGAATGTCCCTTCTGGACTTTGGAGTCGTACAACTAAAGATATTGGTCTTTTAAAGTCTGCGCTGCCGGTTGTCATTAAAACTAAAGGTGGTCCCCCTCCTGCTATTAAGCAATATCCAATACCAGCTGTTGCATTACCGAGTTTgcgaaaacaaattcaaaccttTCTCGATGAAGGGATTCTAAAACCTATTGTGAGTCCATTTAATACCCCAATTCTTCCAGTTAGTAAAAATAGACTAGATGAGGATGGAGATCCTGAGTACCGTTTTGTACAAGATTTACGGGCTATCAACGATTATGTTGAAGCTCCGCACCCAGTTGTACCAGatccaagtttaattttaaccGAAATTCCATCTTGGGCGCACTGGTACACTGTTTTAGATCTGACAGGAGCTTTCTTTAGCATACCtgtagcagaagaaagccaacctttgtttgccttcacttgGGAAGGTCGCCAATTGACTTGGACTCGGCTCCCTCAAGGCTTTACTGCTTTCCCTACCTTGTTTTCGCAAATTCTCAAATATGATCTCCAAGATATTGAATTGCCAAACAAATCTGCACTGATTCAATATGTTGATGATTTGCTTGTTGCTAGCCAAACTTGGGAGGCCTGTGCAATTGATACAGAGCACCTTTGCATTCGACTATATCATAAGGGTCATCGTGCCTCATTAGCTAAGTTACAATTCTGTGAaccagaggtaaaatatttgggctttgttttagcaGGAGGAGTTCGAAAGATTGATCCCGACAGAATCAACGCTATTCTTCAAATTACACCACctgttactaaaaaacaaatgagagcttTCCTTGGCCAAGCTGGGTTCTGTCGACCATGGATTTTAGGGTTTAGCGAACTAGCTAGACCACTTATTGAAACTACAAAGGACAAAGCTCCAGAGCCAATTGTCTGGATGCCAGAATTGTCCTATGCCTTTGCATCTTTGAAGCAAGCCTTAGTCACAGCCCCAGCTTTAGGCCTGCCAAATTACTCAAAACCTTTCACTTTGTATGCTACCGAGAAGGGTGGCATTGCAAAGGGGGTCCTAGTACAACCTCATGGACCCTATGAAAGACCTGTGGGTTATTATTCAGTTGCTCTTGACCCAGTTATCAAAGGGTCGCCACATTGTCTTAGATCAGTAGCAGCAGCTGCGGAATTAGTGGAAAAAGTTCGCCCACTTGTTCTGGGTCACAAATTGATTGTTGCCGTGCCTCATGAAGTTGAACTTTTACTAACCCGATATGCTACCAAGTCTCTCTCACCGCAGCGCATACATCGATACGAAGCCATCCTGTTACTGACCGATAATATCTCTTTAAAACGGTCAAAACCCTTGAACCCATCTACCCTTCTACCTGAGGTGCACCTTTCCAATGACCCACACGACTGTGTGCAATTCGTCACCACTTATTCTAAAAGCAGAGAAGATTTGCAAGATGTTCCTCTCGCCCACCCTGACCTTAacctgttcacagatggatcaaGTTACTATCTGCATGGTAAGcgttttactggttttgctgttgccacTGAAAATCACGTACTTTTTGCTGAACCTCTCTCTTCAGCACTTGGAGCACAAGCCGCAGAACTAATTGCCTTGACTCGTGCTGCAACGTTTGCTAAAGGTCTCCGAGTTAATATCTATACAGACTCTAAGTACGCTTTTGGCATTTGTCATTCTGTTGGCGCACTTTGGAAAGAACGCGGTTTTTTGACCTCCGCCGGTCGTACTATTGCTCATGGACAATTAATTCATGATTTGCTGCTCGCTATCCAGGAACCACgagaaattgctgttatttacaTTCCTGCTCATACTAAACGCCTTGATTCTTTCGCTCATGGCAATGCCTTGTCCGACTCCGCGGCGAGAGCGGCAGCAGTCCACGATGCATCTCCTGCTACGACTGTGGTTgctacccttcttccttttcccgtTGGTCCTGCCCTTTATGATGAACTGGATGAAGAAGAGCTCAACAAATGGAAACGCTGGGAAGCAACGCAACAGGACGGCATCTGGAAACTAGGTGATAAACCCTTATTGCCTATGAGGTATGTCCTTCCTCTAACTCGCTGGATTCACGATCGTACTCATGGGGGGCCTGAAGCTGTAGCTTCTAAAATCCAACAGTTGTGGGCAGCGCCTGGAgtttacagtgctgcaaaacGCCTGACTGGCTCTTGTActctttgcaagaaatatgGGGTCACAAAGGTCACAACAGTCCCT
The sequence above is a segment of the Columba livia isolate bColLiv1 breed racing homer chromosome 9, bColLiv1.pat.W.v2, whole genome shotgun sequence genome. Coding sequences within it:
- the LOC135580269 gene encoding protein NYNRIN-like, with protein sequence MTLEISSTGHVLADVNGKSVSFLVDTGATLSLLNFDVPQTSQEMIAIKGVTGSVLNHALSKPLPVTLGDKVTWARFIVAPGAPTSLLGRDLLQEFGTQLTYGKGKAKLIFIGSVFTLDHTPKKEVAIPWELRNVPSGLWSRTTKDIGLLKSALPVVIKTKGGPPPAIKQYPIPAVALPSLRKQIQTFLDEGILKPIVSPFNTPILPVSKNRLDEDGDPEYRFVQDLRAINDYVEAPHPVVPDPSLILTEIPSWAHWYTVLDLTGAFFSIPVAEESQPLFAFTWEGRQLTWTRLPQGFTAFPTLFSQILKYDLQDIELPNKSALIQYVDDLLVASQTWEACAIDTEHLCIRLYHKGHRASLAKLQFCEPEVKYLGFVLAGGVRKIDPDRINAILQITPPVTKKQMRAFLGQAGFCRPWILGFSELARPLIETTKDKAPEPIVWMPELSYAFASLKQALVTAPALGLPNYSKPFTLYATEKGGIAKGVLVQPHGPYERPVGYYSVALDPVIKGSPHCLRSVAAAAELVEKVRPLVLGHKLIVAVPHEVELLLTRYATKSLSPQRIHRYEAILLLTDNISLKRSKPLNPSTLLPEVHLSNDPHDCVQFVTTYSKSREDLQDVPLAHPDLNLFTDGSSYYLHGKRFTGFAVATENHVLFAEPLSSALGAQAAELIALTRAATFAKGLRVNIYTDSKYAFGICHSVGALWKERGFLTSAGRTIAHGQLIHDLLLAIQEPREIAVIYIPAHTKRLDSFAHGNALSDSAARAAAVHDASPATTVVATLLPFPVGPALYDELDEEELNKWKRWEATQQDGIWKLGDKPLLPMRYVLPLTRWIHDRTHGGPEAVASKIQQLWAAPGVYSAAKRLTGSCTLCKKYGVTKVTTVPGKRPPAYFPFQKLQIDFAELPPSMGYKYILVIVDQLSHWVEAFPTRKNDSKIVVKTLLRDIIPRYGIPEIIDSDRGPHFTAAVLMQVYIALDIQAAFHTPYHPQSSGQVERMNRTIKDRLAKVTADTGLKWPEALPLVLWDLRTTPHATTKLSLLKFCSGEFWQFRLPLCLPKLPSWKGTRQ